In Collimonas arenae, a single genomic region encodes these proteins:
- a CDS encoding ABC transporter substrate-binding protein, whose amino-acid sequence MLIKKPLAAALAVFSMSLALNASAQTPTGASANYPADYAKIVDGAKKEGKLVIYSATDSKAVEPLLKDFGVLYPGVKVEFNDMNSTEVYNRFISEAAAGGATADVLWSSAMDLQFKLVSEGYGAVYKSPEAAGIPAWANYKDSAYGTTFEPLAIVYNKRLVSADEVPSTHADLVKLLTAKADKFRNKVTTYDIEKSGVGFSFITEDAQIYPQFWDMAKTFGDVGIRVQSSTGTMLERISSGENLIGYNVIGSYAQARAAKDPSIGVAFTKDYNLVLSRVAFINKSAKNMNAAKLWIDYLLSKRGQTIISTESQLYSLRSDVSGNATLASLTTQLGSALKPIPITPALLQYLDQTKRLAFLKQWKAAAGKK is encoded by the coding sequence ATGTTGATCAAGAAACCTTTAGCCGCCGCACTCGCGGTCTTCTCAATGAGCCTGGCCTTGAACGCCTCGGCGCAAACCCCCACGGGCGCTTCTGCCAACTACCCGGCAGACTATGCCAAGATCGTCGACGGCGCCAAGAAAGAAGGCAAGCTAGTGATCTACAGCGCCACCGATTCGAAGGCGGTAGAGCCGTTGCTTAAGGATTTCGGCGTACTCTATCCAGGAGTCAAGGTCGAATTCAACGACATGAATTCGACGGAGGTCTACAACCGATTCATTTCGGAAGCGGCAGCTGGCGGCGCCACCGCCGATGTGCTGTGGTCATCGGCGATGGACCTGCAATTCAAACTGGTTAGCGAAGGCTATGGCGCGGTATACAAATCACCGGAAGCTGCAGGAATTCCAGCCTGGGCCAACTATAAGGACAGCGCCTACGGCACCACTTTCGAACCGCTGGCGATCGTCTATAACAAACGCCTGGTCAGCGCCGACGAAGTACCTTCCACCCATGCCGACCTGGTCAAGCTGCTGACTGCCAAGGCTGACAAATTCCGTAACAAGGTCACCACATACGATATTGAAAAATCCGGCGTCGGCTTTTCTTTCATTACAGAAGACGCGCAAATCTATCCGCAGTTCTGGGACATGGCCAAGACCTTCGGCGATGTCGGCATCCGCGTGCAATCGTCCACCGGCACCATGCTAGAACGTATTTCTTCCGGTGAAAACCTGATCGGCTACAACGTCATCGGCTCCTATGCGCAAGCGCGGGCAGCAAAAGACCCATCGATCGGCGTGGCGTTCACCAAGGATTACAACCTGGTGCTGTCACGCGTAGCGTTCATCAACAAGTCGGCCAAGAACATGAATGCGGCGAAACTGTGGATCGACTATCTGCTGTCCAAGCGCGGCCAAACCATCATCTCGACGGAATCGCAGCTGTATTCGCTGCGCTCGGACGTCAGCGGCAATGCAACGCTGGCCAGCCTGACTACCCAGCTCGGTAGCGCGCTCAAGCCGATTCCAATCACCCCGGCGCTGCTGCAATACCTGGATCAAACCAAACGCCTGGCTTTCCTCAAGCAATGGAAAGCCGCGGCAGGCAAGAAGTAA
- a CDS encoding pilus assembly protein has translation MKATFSGVCAIVLSSFLVYARAAETPDLPPFIYTSSYDAVSWQGHVKAYPIGKDGVSSIAQWDAADLIPPWQTRHIDIATASVDANTAPFEWSQLNDAQQAALLSEYVLEYLRGSDKLEVLHGGGFRNRKGKLGDIIYSAPLYVGRSDSAYHLMSASEGGNTYPRYVNSKKQRQAMLYVGANDGMLHAFDALSGVETAAFIPYAIFDALPGLSSTDYVHRPFVDGLLTVGDAYLGNPGSAAWKTILLGSTGRGAKSVFALDASNPPAAAPLLWERSAADDGKGKKDDDMGYLTGEAFAIRLSNSKWAAIYSNGYESENLDAVLYLVELASGGLIRKISVGKGDAEAPNGLATPALAFNQQRAVSTAYAGDLQGRLWKIDLSANEAPGWQIAFNNQPLFIATDSAGKLQSLPLQPLLEHHAKGGTFVMFSGGKAGDGRIPGVAQKQSLYGIWEKPGSGPVSGRKELRQQTLTETSEGLWQLSSNGVNWTTSRGWYIDLPAKLGYVVGKLQIIDGVLWVMTYSPVQEKSYLVAIDYNTGGATSDAVLTGHPKSTPVIEVPASIVPPMFIKLPDGRKQLVVSGRDGAPQAVDINPASQRPLRTWHQLPVPSSVVDPD, from the coding sequence ATGAAAGCCACGTTCTCTGGCGTCTGCGCCATCGTTTTGTCCTCGTTCCTTGTCTATGCCCGGGCTGCTGAGACGCCGGACCTGCCGCCCTTCATCTATACCAGCAGCTATGACGCCGTATCATGGCAAGGCCATGTCAAAGCCTATCCGATCGGCAAAGATGGCGTTTCCAGCATCGCGCAATGGGATGCGGCCGATCTCATCCCGCCTTGGCAGACCCGTCATATTGATATCGCCACCGCATCGGTCGACGCGAACACCGCTCCATTCGAATGGTCGCAACTGAACGATGCGCAACAAGCCGCACTGTTATCTGAATATGTGCTGGAATACCTGCGAGGCAGCGATAAGCTGGAAGTTTTGCACGGCGGCGGTTTCCGTAATCGCAAGGGAAAACTGGGCGACATCATTTACTCTGCGCCGTTGTATGTCGGTCGCTCCGATTCCGCCTATCATTTGATGTCCGCCAGCGAAGGCGGCAATACCTATCCGCGGTACGTCAATAGCAAGAAGCAGCGCCAGGCAATGCTTTATGTCGGCGCCAACGACGGCATGCTGCATGCGTTCGACGCCCTCAGCGGCGTGGAAACCGCAGCTTTCATTCCCTATGCAATATTCGATGCGCTGCCCGGATTAAGCAGCACAGACTACGTTCATCGCCCGTTCGTGGATGGCTTGCTTACGGTGGGCGACGCGTATCTGGGAAATCCCGGCAGCGCGGCATGGAAGACCATCCTGCTTGGCTCAACCGGCCGCGGCGCAAAGAGCGTGTTTGCCCTCGATGCCAGTAATCCGCCTGCCGCCGCACCGCTGCTATGGGAAAGAAGCGCTGCAGATGACGGCAAGGGAAAAAAGGATGACGATATGGGCTACCTGACCGGGGAAGCGTTCGCAATCCGCCTGTCGAACAGTAAGTGGGCGGCAATCTATAGCAACGGTTACGAAAGCGAGAACCTGGATGCCGTGTTGTATCTGGTCGAACTGGCTAGTGGCGGTCTGATCAGGAAAATATCTGTCGGGAAGGGCGACGCCGAAGCGCCGAACGGCTTGGCGACACCGGCCTTGGCGTTCAACCAGCAGCGCGCAGTCAGTACGGCCTACGCCGGCGATTTACAAGGCCGTCTCTGGAAGATAGATTTAAGCGCCAATGAAGCGCCGGGATGGCAAATCGCATTTAACAACCAGCCTCTGTTTATCGCTACCGATAGTGCTGGCAAGCTGCAATCGCTCCCCCTGCAACCCTTGCTTGAGCATCATGCCAAGGGCGGGACGTTTGTCATGTTCAGCGGCGGCAAAGCCGGCGATGGCCGGATTCCCGGCGTGGCGCAAAAGCAAAGCCTGTACGGCATCTGGGAAAAGCCGGGTAGTGGCCCGGTGAGCGGCAGAAAAGAATTACGGCAGCAGACGTTGACCGAAACCAGCGAGGGTTTGTGGCAACTCAGTAGCAACGGCGTCAACTGGACCACCTCGCGCGGCTGGTATATCGATCTGCCTGCCAAACTCGGCTATGTCGTCGGCAAACTGCAAATCATCGATGGCGTGTTGTGGGTGATGACATATTCACCCGTACAAGAAAAATCCTATCTGGTTGCGATCGACTACAACACCGGCGGCGCTACCAGCGATGCTGTGCTGACCGGTCATCCAAAGAGCACCCCAGTGATAGAAGTCCCCGCCTCAATCGTCCCGCCAATGTTCATCAAGCTGCCGGATGGCCGCAAGCAACTGGTGGTCAGCGGCCGCGACGGCGCGCCGCAGGCGGTTGACATCAACCCGGCAAGCCAACGCCCGCTACGGACCTGGCATCAACTGCCAGTACCGTCGTCTGTTGTCGATCCCGACTGA
- a CDS encoding sensor histidine kinase, whose product MNAPANPAEAESESEPESVKSLGSLRSQLLSWLLIPLLLLVALDAFSVYRNALDVADLAYDRALLASTRALAERVSVVDGKVVADVPYVALDSFETDTLGRIYYKVTGTRGEFVSGYEDLPPLPPDVPRSEIYPALVRFYHANYHGQPVRIAALHQPVYDDSMRGIAMIQVAETMDARSDLTRKILFSTLWRQGLLVTVAALLVWFAVRFVLRPLMQLKASVEARASTDLSDFDANQVHKEVRPLVVAMNGYMGRLQALISGQRRFIADASHQLRTPLTVLKTQAELALRELDRNPNRSASDMQAWQNMREIVASIAGTTDATVHLANRLLTLARAEHGVAESGVTPVSLTDITRQVGLEHALAAVKKQIDLSFDAEQGLLIDGNALLLHELISNLLDNAICYTPAGGKIILRVRRDSIAQRAILEVEDSGMGIAEEDRERVFSAFYRAPSAQQQNPSGAGLGLSIVRDIASAHGAEITLSGANDAKDGVPGLKVTLGFTLSSSPNVA is encoded by the coding sequence ATGAATGCGCCCGCCAACCCGGCTGAAGCCGAATCTGAATCCGAACCTGAATCCGTGAAATCCCTGGGCAGTTTGCGTAGCCAGTTATTGAGCTGGCTGTTGATTCCGTTGCTGCTGTTGGTGGCGCTGGATGCATTTTCGGTCTACCGCAACGCGCTGGACGTGGCCGACCTGGCTTACGATCGCGCCCTGCTCGCCTCGACCCGCGCGCTGGCAGAGCGCGTCTCTGTAGTCGACGGCAAGGTTGTCGCCGATGTTCCCTACGTGGCGCTGGACAGTTTTGAAACCGATACCTTGGGTCGCATCTACTACAAGGTCACCGGCACCCGCGGTGAATTTGTTTCCGGCTACGAAGATTTGCCGCCTTTGCCGCCAGATGTTCCGCGTTCGGAAATCTATCCGGCGCTAGTGCGGTTTTATCACGCCAACTATCATGGTCAGCCGGTGCGAATCGCTGCCCTGCATCAACCGGTCTACGACGATTCCATGCGTGGCATCGCCATGATCCAAGTCGCCGAAACCATGGATGCGCGCAGCGATCTGACCCGCAAGATCCTGTTCAGCACCCTATGGCGGCAAGGCTTGCTGGTAACCGTGGCGGCCTTGCTAGTGTGGTTCGCGGTGCGCTTTGTGCTGCGGCCGCTGATGCAACTGAAAGCCTCGGTGGAAGCGCGCGCGAGCACCGACCTGAGCGATTTCGACGCTAACCAGGTGCACAAGGAAGTCAGGCCGCTGGTGGTGGCCATGAATGGCTACATGGGGCGTTTGCAAGCGTTGATCAGCGGTCAGCGCCGTTTCATCGCGGACGCTTCGCATCAGCTGCGCACGCCGCTGACCGTGCTCAAGACACAAGCCGAGCTGGCCTTGCGCGAGCTCGACCGCAATCCCAACCGCAGCGCCAGTGATATGCAGGCCTGGCAAAACATGCGCGAAATTGTCGCCAGCATCGCCGGCACCACCGACGCTACGGTGCATCTGGCAAATCGTCTGCTCACCCTGGCGCGCGCCGAACATGGCGTGGCCGAGAGCGGCGTGACGCCGGTGTCGCTGACAGATATCACGCGCCAGGTCGGCCTCGAACATGCACTCGCGGCGGTAAAAAAACAGATCGATTTGTCGTTCGACGCTGAACAGGGACTGCTTATCGACGGCAATGCCTTGTTGTTGCATGAACTGATCAGCAATCTGCTCGACAACGCGATTTGCTATACGCCCGCCGGCGGCAAGATCATCCTGCGCGTGCGGCGCGACAGCATCGCGCAACGCGCCATCCTGGAAGTCGAAGATAGCGGCATGGGCATTGCGGAAGAAGACCGGGAACGGGTTTTTTCCGCTTTTTATCGAGCGCCATCGGCGCAGCAGCAAAACCCCAGCGGCGCCGGCCTCGGCTTATCGATTGTGCGCGATATCGCCAGCGCGCACGGCGCAGAGATCACGCTTTCCGGCGCCAACGATGCCAAGGATGGCGTTCCCGGCCTGAAGGTGACGCTGGGTTTTACCCTGTCTTCGTCCCCCAATGTCGCTTAG
- a CDS encoding Bug family tripartite tricarboxylate transporter substrate binding protein — MTSAIAWICALGALSASITLSAHAAPLQCLAPAKPGGGMAVTCKLVQKGLQIPTVAASQDAPVKINYLPGGIGAVAWNSIVTQRRAEADTLVAFSGGSLMNLAQGKYGDTNVGNVRWVAAIGVDYGMIAVRADSPYKTLRDLLDALKKNPSNVTIGAAGTVGSQDWLKISLLAKQSQINPKDLRFVALEGGGEAFTALRAGHVQVVSGDASEAILHTLDGEIRVLAVLSEQRLPGALAAVPTAREQGLAVSWPIIRGVYLGPDVTDTDYKRWVSRFDAMMATPEFSRLRAATGLSPFALSGDKLTVYIKKTVEDYRRQSDQLGLIR; from the coding sequence ATGACTTCCGCAATCGCCTGGATTTGTGCGCTTGGCGCACTCAGTGCATCCATCACGCTCAGCGCGCACGCTGCGCCGCTGCAATGCCTTGCGCCCGCCAAACCAGGCGGCGGCATGGCTGTTACCTGCAAGCTGGTCCAGAAAGGTTTGCAGATACCAACTGTTGCCGCATCGCAAGATGCTCCTGTCAAAATCAATTACCTGCCCGGCGGCATCGGCGCCGTCGCCTGGAATTCCATCGTCACGCAGCGGCGCGCCGAAGCCGATACGCTGGTGGCGTTTTCCGGTGGGTCGCTGATGAATCTGGCGCAGGGAAAATACGGCGATACCAATGTCGGCAATGTGCGCTGGGTGGCCGCTATCGGCGTCGACTACGGCATGATCGCAGTGCGCGCCGATTCGCCCTACAAGACCTTGCGCGACTTGCTGGATGCGCTCAAGAAAAATCCGTCGAATGTCACGATAGGCGCTGCCGGCACCGTCGGTAGCCAGGACTGGCTGAAGATCTCCTTGCTGGCCAAACAGAGCCAGATCAATCCCAAGGATTTACGTTTCGTCGCACTGGAAGGCGGTGGCGAAGCATTTACCGCCTTGCGCGCCGGCCATGTGCAGGTGGTATCTGGCGATGCGTCGGAAGCCATCTTGCATACGCTGGACGGCGAGATCCGTGTCCTCGCTGTGCTATCCGAGCAACGCCTGCCAGGTGCGCTTGCAGCTGTACCGACCGCCCGTGAGCAAGGCTTGGCGGTCAGTTGGCCGATCATACGCGGCGTCTATCTCGGGCCGGACGTCACCGATACCGACTACAAGCGCTGGGTGAGCCGTTTTGACGCCATGATGGCGACGCCCGAGTTCAGCCGCCTGCGCGCCGCTACCGGCCTTTCGCCGTTCGCGCTGAGCGGCGACAAACTGACCGTATACATAAAAAAGACAGTGGAAGACTACCGCAGGCAATCCGACCAGCTTGGCTTAATCAGATAA
- a CDS encoding metal-sensitive transcriptional regulator, with the protein MSDTPTQMVHGTALTDVQKKDLLHRLARVEGQIRGVQKLIAAAAVPADCNSVAQQLAAARKALDRAFITLLTDAIVTHTATAATPEEVQQSASAIATLLDKFA; encoded by the coding sequence TTGAGCGATACGCCCACACAAATGGTTCACGGTACGGCACTCACGGATGTGCAGAAAAAAGATTTGCTGCACCGGTTGGCGCGGGTAGAAGGCCAGATCCGCGGTGTCCAGAAACTGATCGCCGCCGCTGCCGTGCCGGCTGATTGCAATAGCGTTGCCCAACAACTGGCGGCCGCACGCAAGGCGCTCGACCGCGCCTTCATCACGCTACTCACCGATGCCATCGTGACGCATACGGCGACGGCCGCCACGCCGGAAGAGGTGCAGCAAAGCGCCAGCGCCATTGCGACATTGCTGGATAAATTTGCCTAA
- a CDS encoding ABC transporter permease, translating to MTSHSIPHPLASRSRLARLNWPRGLVVTLAAVAIFLPLVLIFYQSFLSAPFFAPVKALSLEPYRFIFDDPDFRQAFINGLLLASGLAFIAVPLGGMLAFLMVRTDLPGRNWIAPMLLVPIFVSPMVIAFGYVVSMGPVGFYTVWMQDLLRMVGIEATPWNVYAFPSIVIIAGLTHVPHVYLYASAALKSLGADVEEAARVAGASPLQVALNVSLPMIMPALAYAGVLVFFLGFEVFGLVLVLGDPEGHLVLPTYLYKLTNKLGTPSYHLMAAVAVCLVAVTLPLVMIQRWLLRSANKYVSIKGKGARQKALPLGKWKWLAFSLIAAWLIFTIVIPLSGIALRAFVSHWGYGVSLLDAMTFQHFRDIWDQPSLMRGIVNTILIGVIGGAIAVACYCCIALAMHRKADGITRFLDYSVLIPRAVPGLLAGLSFLWVFLFVPSFLDSLLKGYDNAVANWLVENLIPQLRELRSTIFSVWLAYSVVWLAYGLRLITTALLQVGPELEEAARAVGARRSQVTRDVTLPLVRYGVLGAWLMVFLIFEREYSTGVYLLSPGTEVIGALIVSLWASGSVDLVATLSFINITLVAIGLGIALRFGIKLHD from the coding sequence ATGACTTCTCATTCAATCCCCCATCCGCTGGCCAGCCGCTCCCGGCTGGCGCGCCTTAACTGGCCGCGCGGACTGGTGGTCACGCTGGCGGCAGTAGCGATTTTCCTGCCGCTGGTGCTGATTTTTTATCAAAGCTTTTTATCCGCGCCGTTTTTTGCGCCGGTCAAGGCCCTGAGCCTGGAGCCGTATCGTTTCATTTTCGACGATCCCGATTTCCGCCAGGCTTTCATTAACGGCTTGCTGCTCGCCAGCGGCCTGGCCTTTATCGCCGTGCCGCTGGGCGGCATGCTGGCTTTCCTGATGGTGCGCACCGACCTGCCTGGCCGCAACTGGATTGCGCCGATGCTACTGGTGCCGATTTTCGTATCGCCGATGGTGATCGCCTTCGGTTACGTGGTGTCGATGGGGCCGGTCGGCTTCTATACCGTGTGGATGCAGGACCTGCTGCGCATGGTCGGCATAGAGGCGACGCCATGGAATGTGTACGCCTTTCCCAGCATCGTCATCATCGCCGGCCTGACCCACGTGCCGCACGTTTACCTGTACGCTTCGGCGGCGCTGAAAAGCCTGGGCGCAGATGTGGAAGAAGCGGCGCGCGTGGCTGGCGCTTCGCCTTTGCAAGTGGCGTTGAATGTGTCGCTGCCGATGATCATGCCGGCGTTGGCATATGCCGGCGTGCTGGTATTTTTCCTTGGCTTCGAAGTATTTGGACTGGTGCTGGTGCTGGGCGATCCGGAAGGCCATCTGGTATTGCCGACCTACTTGTACAAACTGACCAACAAGCTCGGCACGCCTTCCTACCATTTGATGGCGGCGGTGGCGGTATGCCTGGTGGCGGTAACGTTACCGTTGGTGATGATACAGCGCTGGTTGCTGCGTTCTGCCAACAAATATGTCTCGATCAAGGGCAAGGGCGCGCGGCAGAAAGCACTGCCGCTGGGTAAATGGAAATGGCTGGCGTTCAGCCTGATCGCTGCCTGGCTGATCTTCACCATCGTGATTCCGTTGTCCGGCATCGCTTTGCGCGCCTTCGTTTCGCATTGGGGCTACGGCGTATCGCTGCTGGATGCAATGACCTTCCAGCACTTCCGCGATATCTGGGATCAACCGTCACTGATGCGCGGCATCGTCAACACGATCCTGATCGGCGTCATCGGCGGCGCGATTGCGGTGGCTTGTTATTGCTGTATCGCGCTGGCCATGCATCGCAAGGCCGACGGCATCACCCGTTTCCTCGACTACAGCGTGCTGATCCCGCGCGCCGTTCCGGGTTTGCTGGCCGGCTTGTCTTTCCTGTGGGTATTCCTGTTCGTGCCGTCTTTCCTCGACAGCCTGCTCAAGGGTTATGACAACGCCGTCGCCAACTGGCTGGTGGAAAACCTCATTCCGCAATTGCGCGAATTGCGCTCCACCATTTTCTCGGTGTGGCTGGCGTACTCGGTGGTGTGGCTGGCGTACGGCCTGCGCCTGATCACGACGGCGCTGCTGCAAGTCGGCCCGGAACTGGAAGAAGCCGCGCGCGCAGTCGGCGCCCGCCGTTCACAAGTCACGCGCGACGTCACCCTGCCGCTGGTGCGCTACGGCGTGCTGGGCGCCTGGCTGATGGTGTTCCTGATCTTCGAACGCGAGTACTCCACCGGCGTCTATCTGCTGTCGCCGGGTACGGAAGTGATCGGCGCGCTGATCGTGTCGCTCTGGGCTTCCGGTTCGGTCGACCTGGTCGCAACGCTGTCCTTTATCAACATCACGCTGGTGGCCATCGGTCTCGGCATCGCGCTGCGCTTCGGCATCAAGTTGCACGACTAG
- a CDS encoding pilus assembly PilX family protein, with the protein MSALACSAIAVSSPPCRKIYRQRGVLLPTLLICLLVMGFLGISALRTALFEEKMAANAASQQLAFQSAEHALRFCENQIQLTPIVIPQLRQGPITADGADSEQYWEMAESWRNDLISVPVPRIGDEGITSAAPARCLVERLQFETDMQFHLYTPQPRPAFRITARGVGASNAAVVLLQSYLLL; encoded by the coding sequence ATGAGTGCGCTTGCATGCTCGGCCATCGCAGTTTCATCTCCACCATGCAGGAAGATCTATCGGCAGCGCGGCGTGTTGCTGCCGACATTGCTGATTTGCCTGCTGGTGATGGGTTTTCTCGGCATCAGCGCTTTACGTACAGCACTGTTCGAAGAAAAGATGGCGGCTAACGCCGCTAGCCAGCAACTGGCATTTCAATCCGCCGAGCATGCTTTGCGCTTTTGTGAAAACCAGATACAGCTGACGCCGATTGTGATTCCACAACTCAGGCAGGGCCCGATTACTGCGGACGGCGCAGACAGCGAGCAATACTGGGAAATGGCCGAGAGCTGGCGTAATGACCTGATATCCGTGCCGGTACCTAGGATCGGCGATGAAGGTATTACGTCAGCTGCACCGGCGCGCTGCCTGGTCGAGCGGCTGCAGTTTGAAACGGATATGCAATTTCATCTTTACACGCCGCAACCGCGCCCGGCTTTCCGGATTACCGCGCGCGGCGTTGGCGCCAGCAACGCAGCGGTGGTGTTATTGCAAAGTTATCTGCTGTTGTAA
- a CDS encoding response regulator, with protein sequence MRILLIEDHVELSRWLSKALRDAHWSVECAMNGADADSLLHTQQYALVILDLSLPKMDGLEVLKRLRARGSKTPVLILTARGGLQDRVQGLNLGADDYLAKPFELVELEARVKALLRRAQGGEAPVYSCGALQFDTVTRMFSYGGVALALTPREHAVLEVLISRAGRVVSKEKLFDEVFSLVDDANPDAIEIYIHRLRKKLIRSGTEAVAITTLRGLGYLLEVAVEK encoded by the coding sequence ATGCGGATTTTGCTGATCGAAGACCACGTCGAACTATCGCGCTGGCTGTCCAAAGCCTTGCGAGACGCTCACTGGTCGGTCGAATGTGCGATGAACGGCGCCGATGCCGATAGCTTGCTGCATACCCAGCAGTATGCCTTGGTAATACTCGATCTGAGCTTGCCGAAAATGGATGGCCTGGAAGTCTTGAAGCGTTTGCGCGCGCGCGGCAGTAAAACCCCTGTGCTGATCTTGACGGCGCGCGGCGGCCTGCAAGACCGGGTGCAAGGCTTGAATCTGGGCGCCGATGATTATCTGGCCAAGCCGTTTGAACTGGTCGAACTGGAAGCGCGCGTCAAAGCCTTGTTGCGCCGCGCCCAGGGCGGAGAAGCGCCGGTCTACAGTTGCGGCGCGCTGCAATTCGATACGGTCACGCGCATGTTCAGCTATGGCGGCGTGGCGTTGGCGCTGACGCCGCGCGAACACGCTGTGCTGGAGGTGCTCATCAGCCGCGCCGGCCGGGTGGTATCCAAGGAGAAATTGTTCGACGAAGTGTTTTCGCTGGTCGATGACGCCAACCCCGATGCAATCGAAATCTATATCCACAGGCTACGCAAGAAACTGATCCGCAGCGGCACGGAGGCAGTCGCCATCACTACCTTGCGCGGCCTCGGTTATCTGTTGGAAGTCGCCGTTGAAAAATGA
- the pilV gene encoding type IV pilus modification protein PilV, which yields MIVAGNDIAVQSGAGLIEVLVAMVIVAFALFALIDVQTTALRYQKAAHVRTVASQFSADLADRVRANIRGAHEGVYNLPQQSYPTLDEVSPSCFNPNHCTAREIAAKDIHVWRNQLSRAVSGGWGEISGSVTDGFTTRVYFRDVIAQGSGFGLAAESCQPRAANLSIDKDVRCYATIFFP from the coding sequence ATGATCGTGGCCGGTAATGACATTGCGGTGCAGTCTGGAGCAGGTTTGATAGAAGTGCTGGTGGCGATGGTGATCGTCGCTTTCGCCCTGTTTGCCTTGATCGACGTGCAGACTACAGCCTTGCGTTACCAGAAGGCGGCGCATGTGCGTACCGTGGCCAGCCAGTTCAGCGCCGATCTGGCCGACCGCGTACGCGCCAATATCCGTGGCGCGCATGAAGGCGTCTACAACTTGCCGCAGCAGAGCTATCCCACGCTCGACGAAGTTTCGCCATCTTGTTTCAATCCAAATCATTGCACTGCGCGTGAAATCGCGGCAAAGGATATCCACGTTTGGCGAAACCAGCTAAGCAGAGCGGTGAGCGGCGGCTGGGGTGAAATCAGCGGTTCGGTGACTGATGGTTTTACGACGCGCGTGTACTTTCGCGATGTGATCGCCCAAGGCAGCGGTTTCGGCTTGGCTGCTGAAAGCTGCCAACCCCGCGCGGCCAATCTGTCCATCGACAAAGATGTGCGTTGTTACGCAACGATCTTTTTCCCATGA
- a CDS encoding ABC transporter ATP-binding protein has translation MSELSVNNLHLDYGSGASANPILKGVSMELQRGEVVALLGPSGSGKTTLLRAVAGLESPKSGSIQIGERIMFDGARKLEIPAEERNLGLVFQSYALWPHKTVFDNVAYGLKLRKMNGSDIAERVKTVLGQLGLGHLGDRFPHQLSGGQQQRVAIARALVYNPPVILLDEPLSNLDAKLREEARAFLRELIVRLGLSALMVTHDQAEAMAISDRILLLNNGKIEQQGTPQRMYETPDTLFTAEFMGSNNRLPAKVLHCDDSHALLQVEGGNVTATLRGSGAGGKDAVAIIRVEQVNISDAPVENSIKLPLATCMYLGDRWECVFRNTADSGADSSVLRAYARQRLAPGEYWLQLPKDALWAF, from the coding sequence ATGAGCGAATTAAGTGTCAACAACCTGCATCTCGATTACGGCAGCGGCGCCAGCGCCAACCCGATTCTCAAGGGCGTATCGATGGAATTGCAGCGCGGCGAAGTGGTCGCCTTGCTGGGACCTTCCGGTAGCGGCAAGACCACCTTGCTGCGCGCCGTCGCCGGCCTGGAATCGCCGAAGTCAGGCAGCATCCAGATTGGCGAACGGATCATGTTCGATGGCGCACGCAAGCTGGAAATTCCGGCGGAAGAACGCAATCTGGGACTGGTGTTCCAGTCGTATGCGCTGTGGCCGCACAAGACGGTGTTCGATAACGTCGCCTATGGTTTGAAGCTGCGCAAGATGAACGGCAGCGACATTGCCGAACGCGTAAAAACCGTACTCGGCCAGCTCGGCCTCGGCCATCTGGGCGACCGCTTTCCGCATCAACTCTCCGGCGGCCAACAGCAACGCGTCGCCATCGCCCGCGCGCTGGTCTACAACCCGCCTGTGATCCTGCTGGACGAACCTCTATCGAATCTCGACGCCAAGCTGCGCGAAGAAGCGCGCGCCTTCCTGCGCGAGCTGATTGTACGGCTCGGCTTGTCAGCATTGATGGTGACGCATGACCAAGCAGAGGCGATGGCGATTTCGGATCGCATCCTGCTGCTGAACAATGGCAAGATCGAACAACAGGGCACGCCGCAGCGCATGTATGAGACGCCGGACACCCTGTTCACTGCGGAATTCATGGGCAGCAATAACCGCTTGCCGGCCAAGGTCTTGCATTGCGACGACTCCCACGCGCTGCTGCAGGTGGAGGGCGGCAATGTCACGGCAACGCTGCGTGGTTCCGGCGCCGGCGGCAAGGATGCGGTCGCCATTATCCGCGTCGAGCAGGTCAACATTTCCGATGCCCCCGTAGAAAACAGCATCAAGCTGCCGCTGGCGACTTGCATGTATCTGGGCGATCGCTGGGAATGCGTGTTTCGCAATACAGCCGACAGCGGCGCCGACAGCAGCGTTTTGCGGGCCTACGCGCGACAAAGGCTGGCCCCCGGCGAGTACTGGCTGCAGTTGCCGAAAGACGCGCTATGGGCTTTTTGA